In Trichocoleus desertorum NBK24, the following are encoded in one genomic region:
- a CDS encoding phage holin family protein: MISNLLTLVATALSLLVVDLAVPGVDIATFPAALIAAIAIGLVNAGVKPALSVLSLPLNFVTLGGFSIIINGLCFWLASVLVPGFRVDGLIAFLLGPVILSLVSTFMNRYFAERSVDLKTEV; encoded by the coding sequence ATGATTAGTAATCTTTTGACGCTAGTGGCGACTGCACTCAGCTTGCTAGTGGTAGATTTAGCCGTTCCTGGCGTTGACATCGCCACATTTCCAGCGGCTCTAATTGCGGCGATCGCGATCGGTTTAGTAAACGCAGGCGTTAAGCCCGCTCTGAGCGTTCTATCTTTGCCTCTCAACTTCGTGACGCTAGGAGGCTTCTCGATCATCATCAACGGTCTTTGCTTCTGGCTCGCCTCAGTTTTAGTGCCTGGATTCAGAGTCGATGGTTTGATTGCCTTCTTGCTAGGTCCTGTGATCTTGTCTCTCGTCAGCACTTTCATGAACCGATATTTTGCTGAGAGAAGCGTCGATCTCAAAACTGAAGTTTAG
- a CDS encoding alpha/beta fold hydrolase: MSWKRWVVLVLALLMIALAWVGIVAARSGLVVRQIERDDVPMLYLAPQNQARIPGVLIAHGFAGSKQLMLGYGHVLAHAGYGVMLWDFSGHGGSTLPQRDSLQADLQVAYDALLAQPEIDATRLALLGHSMGSGSVMNAGIQQADRFAATVAISPTGATVTREAPRNLQLQAGSWEGGFIANAERLLERAGGKNENLAAGQGRSLVLIPKAEHITILFRSASHQAALRWLDATFDRQSSSLYTDRRMAWYGLHLFGWLLAIGAVLPSFPGLSPGLRQDSKFQTRSPIRRWSSLLIATLAASWVLPLLSQEANLAALGGVQVGGAVALWFGIAGIFWLGLLTQFPRPTLRALVLGIVLFVLLWIGFGLMAQLVWLQWWLIPTRLALWPWLALGFLPWFLASGIAQQDISGSSRILRWLSQSVALVVGIYLMLQSAPQLGFLYILLPLFPLFMALFTYVAALLNNAWSYALGCALFFGWAIAAAFPLAS; the protein is encoded by the coding sequence ATGAGTTGGAAACGGTGGGTTGTTTTAGTTCTGGCCTTGCTGATGATTGCGCTGGCTTGGGTTGGGATCGTTGCGGCTCGGAGCGGGCTAGTGGTGCGTCAGATAGAGCGCGACGATGTGCCTATGCTTTACCTGGCTCCACAAAATCAGGCTCGTATTCCTGGGGTGCTGATTGCTCACGGTTTTGCGGGTTCTAAACAACTAATGTTGGGCTATGGGCATGTATTAGCGCATGCTGGCTATGGAGTGATGCTGTGGGATTTCTCTGGGCACGGCGGCAGCACCCTGCCTCAGCGCGATTCTTTGCAAGCAGATTTACAGGTGGCTTATGATGCCCTGCTAGCTCAACCAGAAATAGATGCGACTCGATTAGCCCTGTTAGGGCACTCGATGGGCAGCGGCTCAGTGATGAATGCTGGCATTCAACAGGCCGATCGCTTTGCTGCCACTGTCGCGATTTCTCCTACCGGGGCCACTGTCACCCGTGAGGCACCACGAAACTTACAACTCCAAGCAGGCAGTTGGGAAGGTGGATTCATTGCCAATGCTGAGCGATTGCTAGAGAGAGCAGGTGGAAAGAATGAGAACTTGGCAGCGGGACAAGGGCGATCGCTCGTCCTGATTCCCAAGGCCGAACACATCACCATTCTGTTTCGTTCTGCGAGTCACCAAGCTGCTTTGCGTTGGTTGGATGCGACATTCGATCGCCAAAGCTCTAGTCTATATACAGATCGGCGCATGGCTTGGTATGGGTTGCATCTCTTTGGTTGGTTGCTCGCAATCGGGGCCGTCTTGCCTTCTTTTCCAGGGTTAAGCCCAGGGTTGAGACAAGATAGTAAATTTCAAACGCGATCGCCCATCCGCCGTTGGAGTAGCCTGCTGATTGCGACTTTAGCAGCCAGTTGGGTTTTACCGCTGTTGAGTCAGGAAGCGAACTTAGCAGCGCTGGGGGGTGTGCAAGTAGGCGGAGCCGTAGCCCTGTGGTTTGGCATTGCAGGAATTTTCTGGCTGGGGTTGTTAACTCAATTTCCACGACCGACGCTTCGCGCTTTGGTGTTGGGGATCGTTCTCTTCGTTCTCTTGTGGATTGGCTTTGGCCTTATGGCCCAACTCGTGTGGCTACAGTGGTGGCTTATTCCCACCCGCTTAGCGCTTTGGCCTTGGCTAGCACTGGGTTTCTTACCGTGGTTCTTGGCTTCTGGTATAGCTCAGCAAGATATCTCTGGCAGCTCCCGGATTCTGCGGTGGCTGAGTCAAAGCGTTGCCCTAGTTGTAGGGATTTATCTGATGCTGCAATCTGCCCCTCAACTCGGTTTTCTTTATATCTTGCTGCCTTTGTTTCCGCTGTTTATGGCTCTCTTTACTTATGTAGCGGCTCTGCTCAACAATGCTTGGAGTTATGCCTTGGGCTGTGCACTGTTCTTTGGGTGGGCGATCGCCGCAGCTTTCCCTCTCGCTTCATAA
- a CDS encoding GlsB/YeaQ/YmgE family stress response membrane protein — translation MNILAWIVLGLIAGAIAKAIYPGSQGGGILGTMLLGIIGAFVGGSLFSFLTTGSLALTSAGFSLGGILVAVLGAIVALFIYYAVTGRRGVY, via the coding sequence ATGAATATTTTGGCTTGGATCGTATTAGGTTTAATTGCGGGTGCTATTGCTAAAGCTATCTATCCTGGTAGCCAGGGTGGCGGTATCCTCGGCACCATGCTGCTAGGAATCATCGGTGCTTTCGTCGGTGGTAGCCTCTTTAGCTTCCTCACCACCGGATCGCTAGCCCTTACCTCGGCTGGTTTTAGCTTGGGTGGTATTTTAGTCGCAGTTTTGGGCGCGATCGTAGCTCTGTTCATCTACTACGCTGTAACAGGCCGTCGTGGCGTTTACTAA
- a CDS encoding fasciclin domain-containing protein, with protein MADIVDTAVNAGSFSTLVAAVKAANLVDTLKGEGPFTVFAPTDEAFAKLPAGTVDALLKDVPKLTKILTYHVVSGKVMAADVTKLKSATTVEGSDVKIDASSGVKINDSTVTTPDVAADNGVIHIIDTVLIPA; from the coding sequence GTGGCTGACATTGTTGATACTGCCGTTAATGCTGGTTCATTCAGCACCCTAGTTGCCGCAGTCAAGGCTGCCAATTTAGTCGACACCCTCAAAGGCGAAGGCCCATTTACAGTCTTTGCACCAACGGATGAAGCATTTGCTAAGCTTCCCGCAGGAACTGTTGATGCACTACTAAAAGACGTGCCTAAACTCACGAAAATCTTGACCTACCATGTCGTTTCTGGAAAAGTGATGGCAGCGGATGTCACTAAGCTGAAATCAGCGACTACCGTTGAAGGTTCAGATGTCAAAATCGATGCTTCCAGTGGCGTCAAAATCAATGATTCCACAGTCACAACCCCTGATGTTGCTGCTGACAATGGTGTCATTCATATCATTGATACCGTACTAATTCCTGCATAG
- a CDS encoding NACHT domain-containing NTPase, whose protein sequence is MARLSYGPEVKKRSQQLLAVLLDYANDELDYDEVALDGLRSQIQVHWQTEQRLVVRTKVRFLEALTKIATAPLTGEQIKEALRRLEDFLELLEDNRPNRGGSETWHFTLKLWHPRRDRKANLQRFEAEWEQRRSQRSQKLQQTTQKTSAQNTNTTVVEVDDSLNPDIWWQWCREVLEAQQYQRLTTNPLTVGDGVAFELDEVYVPLGLVERKQQERRDTEVRADQGSKLYEAEEGETVQFALKQFLEQLQQPGLTKRIAIAGEPGAGKTTLLQKIASWLLEQQALPIWISLADLQGASLEQYLLQDWLKAATHKVTVSTELQEALGAQFNQGRVWLLLDAVDEMATEASSALAAIAKQLRGWVADAHVILTCRLNVWDSGKNALETFTTYRNLTFSHGDAASGDQVGQFIQGWFHQHPTLGDRLQAELDKLERRRIKDVVKNPLRLALLCRAWSLSQGTLPHSKAALYQQFVETIYEWKQDRFPTTLAQRWQLNQALEHLALQGLAQAKTKFRLPQSFVQQVFREQSPELLDLALNLGWLNQVGICTASGEKVYAFYHPTFQEYFAAQAIADWHCFFPATTPSSTVELEASPLVFASQWREVILLWLGRSDIAATEKTVFLQTLTAWEDGCGGFYYYQAYFLAAAGLAEFPEYADAESILAQLLRWRFGEFDPQQQTWQCYPFPVQEGARVALLQTDRPQAIAALEQFIQSTSHFFARWNAAYSLGKTFDPRNSVAIAAMTQLLQTLQSEPLRLQISEGLGKIDPGNGLAITTLTELIATTQQNTLRRKAAYALGKIDSDNAIASTTLINLIESPVDKALRLQAAENLLQLDPGNAIATQFIQANQKPTPFLKPSRNAKTQVRRDPVQAIASLEQRLATATDASTQRRLACQLGHLQPGHPQAVEVLLQLLQSPHSTTLYRRTSEDLREILLQEQLAMIVSTLKRFGSATQTDLSQDKPKEKPSSQAQECYKLLWHCAQRLPYAAFYTAWNLE, encoded by the coding sequence ATGGCACGTCTGAGTTATGGCCCGGAAGTAAAAAAGCGATCGCAGCAGTTGTTGGCGGTGTTGTTGGATTACGCCAATGATGAGTTGGACTATGATGAAGTCGCTTTGGATGGGTTGCGATCGCAGATTCAGGTGCATTGGCAGACGGAACAGCGATTGGTGGTACGGACGAAGGTGCGGTTTTTGGAGGCTTTAACCAAGATTGCGACTGCTCCTTTAACCGGAGAACAGATTAAGGAAGCGTTGCGACGGTTGGAGGATTTTCTAGAGCTGCTGGAGGATAATCGCCCCAATCGGGGTGGATCGGAGACTTGGCATTTCACCTTGAAGCTCTGGCATCCTCGGCGCGATCGCAAAGCCAACTTGCAGCGGTTTGAGGCGGAGTGGGAGCAGCGGCGGTCTCAGCGGTCTCAAAAGTTGCAGCAGACAACCCAGAAAACAAGTGCTCAAAATACAAATACAACAGTTGTAGAAGTAGATGATTCGCTCAACCCGGATATTTGGTGGCAGTGGTGTCGAGAAGTTTTAGAGGCGCAGCAGTATCAACGATTGACGACTAATCCGCTCACGGTAGGAGATGGCGTTGCGTTTGAGTTGGATGAAGTTTATGTGCCTTTAGGATTGGTGGAGCGCAAACAACAGGAGCGGCGAGACACAGAGGTGAGAGCAGATCAAGGCTCGAAATTATATGAGGCAGAGGAGGGAGAGACGGTTCAATTTGCTCTAAAGCAGTTTCTAGAACAGTTGCAGCAGCCCGGATTAACGAAGCGGATTGCGATCGCCGGAGAACCGGGAGCAGGCAAAACCACACTATTACAAAAGATCGCCAGTTGGTTGCTGGAACAACAAGCTTTGCCAATTTGGATCTCTTTGGCAGATTTGCAGGGAGCTAGCCTAGAGCAGTATCTACTCCAAGATTGGTTGAAAGCGGCAACTCACAAAGTTACGGTTTCAACCGAGTTACAAGAAGCCTTGGGAGCGCAGTTCAATCAAGGGCGAGTGTGGCTGCTACTGGATGCGGTGGATGAGATGGCAACGGAGGCGAGTTCTGCTTTGGCGGCGATCGCGAAGCAGTTGCGCGGTTGGGTAGCTGATGCCCACGTAATTCTTACCTGTCGCCTCAATGTTTGGGATAGTGGCAAAAACGCGCTAGAAACCTTTACCACCTATCGGAATCTCACGTTTAGTCATGGAGATGCTGCAAGTGGAGATCAGGTAGGACAATTTATCCAGGGCTGGTTCCATCAACACCCGACATTAGGCGATCGCTTGCAGGCAGAACTCGATAAGCTGGAGCGGCGACGGATTAAGGATGTAGTGAAAAATCCATTGCGGTTGGCTTTGCTCTGTCGAGCTTGGTCACTCAGCCAAGGAACTCTGCCTCACTCGAAAGCGGCGCTGTATCAACAGTTTGTCGAAACCATCTACGAGTGGAAGCAAGATCGCTTTCCCACGACTTTGGCTCAACGCTGGCAACTAAATCAAGCCTTGGAACATCTGGCTTTGCAGGGATTAGCTCAAGCAAAGACTAAGTTCCGATTGCCCCAGTCGTTTGTGCAGCAAGTTTTTAGAGAGCAATCCCCAGAATTGCTAGATCTAGCTCTCAATTTAGGCTGGCTGAATCAAGTGGGAATCTGTACTGCATCTGGAGAAAAGGTCTATGCCTTTTATCACCCTACGTTTCAGGAGTATTTTGCCGCGCAAGCGATCGCGGATTGGCATTGCTTTTTCCCTGCAACTACTCCAAGCTCAACGGTAGAGCTAGAGGCATCTCCACTCGTCTTTGCCTCTCAGTGGCGAGAGGTGATCTTGTTGTGGTTAGGACGCTCCGATATAGCCGCTACAGAGAAAACCGTTTTTCTCCAAACCTTAACTGCGTGGGAGGATGGCTGTGGCGGGTTCTATTACTATCAAGCTTATTTTCTTGCAGCCGCAGGTTTGGCAGAGTTTCCTGAATATGCTGATGCAGAGTCCATCTTGGCTCAGTTACTGCGCTGGCGGTTTGGTGAGTTTGACCCTCAGCAGCAAACTTGGCAATGCTATCCATTCCCCGTGCAAGAGGGAGCAAGAGTAGCCCTACTACAAACCGATCGCCCTCAAGCGATCGCGGCTCTAGAACAATTTATTCAATCTACCTCCCATTTCTTTGCCCGTTGGAATGCTGCCTATAGCTTGGGCAAAACGTTTGATCCGAGGAATTCAGTAGCGATCGCAGCCATGACACAGCTCCTCCAAACGCTACAGAGTGAACCGTTGCGGCTACAAATTAGTGAGGGCTTAGGCAAAATTGACCCTGGTAATGGGTTGGCGATCACCACCCTGACAGAACTCATTGCCACGACCCAACAAAATACGCTGCGCCGGAAAGCTGCTTACGCTCTCGGTAAAATCGATTCAGACAATGCGATCGCCTCCACCACTTTAATCAACCTGATCGAATCACCTGTGGACAAGGCTTTACGTCTGCAAGCAGCAGAGAATTTATTGCAGCTAGATCCAGGGAATGCGATCGCCACCCAATTCATTCAAGCGAATCAAAAACCTACACCTTTTCTCAAACCGTCCCGAAACGCCAAAACTCAAGTCCGACGAGATCCAGTTCAAGCGATCGCGTCTTTAGAACAGCGTTTGGCAACGGCGACAGATGCTTCTACCCAGCGGCGGCTAGCGTGTCAATTGGGACATCTACAGCCGGGACATCCGCAAGCAGTTGAGGTATTGCTGCAACTTTTGCAGTCTCCACACTCCACGACTCTCTACCGCCGTACCAGTGAGGACTTAAGGGAGATTCTCCTGCAAGAACAGTTAGCAATGATTGTTTCTACTCTGAAACGTTTTGGCTCTGCAACTCAGACAGACCTGTCCCAGGACAAACCCAAGGAAAAGCCTTCTTCTCAAGCCCAGGAGTGCTACAAACTGCTTTGGCATTGTGCCCAACGATTACCTTATGCTGCTTTTTACACGGCTTGGAATCTGGAATAG
- a CDS encoding transposase — protein MRYRRATTPGATYFFTVVTYQRQKLFHVPETVENLRNAFHTVKATHSFTIDAIVVLPDHLHCI, from the coding sequence ATGCGCTATCGCCGTGCCACCACTCCAGGCGCAACCTATTTCTTTACCGTTGTGACTTATCAGCGACAGAAGCTATTTCACGTTCCTGAGACGGTTGAGAATCTACGCAATGCCTTCCACACCGTTAAAGCCACTCATTCCTTTACTATTGATGCAATCGTCGTTCTACCAGACCATCTGCATTGTATTTAG
- a CDS encoding pentapeptide repeat-containing protein, with amino-acid sequence MTAEELLQRYAAGERDFRGIDLSESDLTGANLSAINLSGAVLTGAILENAILENANLRGVDLDYSILNGANLRNSILRGAKMIGTELINARLQSADLRGASMGEATMDGAICTETDFSGTNIAQVGIRGANLSNAKLCGSILNETIMREVNLSGADLRGAAGLEIRESTILHNTRMPNGEIGII; translated from the coding sequence ATGACTGCTGAGGAATTGTTGCAGCGTTACGCTGCTGGGGAGAGGGATTTTAGAGGAATTGATTTGAGCGAAAGTGACTTGACCGGGGCTAACTTGAGCGCCATTAACTTGAGTGGTGCTGTTCTCACCGGAGCTATTTTGGAGAATGCTATTTTGGAGAATGCTAACTTGAGAGGAGTTGATTTGGATTACAGCATCCTGAACGGTGCCAATCTTCGAAATAGCATTCTCAGAGGAGCCAAGATGATTGGAACTGAGCTGATTAATGCTAGATTGCAGAGTGCTGATCTCCGGGGCGCTAGTATGGGAGAAGCCACTATGGATGGCGCTATCTGTACGGAAACCGATTTCAGCGGCACTAACATAGCGCAAGTTGGCATCAGAGGGGCTAATCTGAGTAACGCCAAACTTTGTGGCAGCATTTTGAATGAGACTATTATGCGCGAGGTTAATTTGAGTGGTGCTGATCTCCGTGGAGCTGCTGGTTTGGAGATTAGAGAATCCACTATTTTGCACAATACTAGGATGCCAAACGGAGAAATCGGCATCATCTAA